The Nostoc sp. 'Peltigera membranacea cyanobiont' N6 genome contains the following window.
CGGTGTCTTCCCTTTTTGCGGATGTCAGTGGCAATGTAAATACCAATGTTTTTTTGGCTGGATATTGCTCCTTATGACCATAAGAGACACTAGGCTGGTTAGTAGCTAGTATATTTACTGTTTTTGGCTGTGGTAGCTTGACGTTGCTTAATTAAAAAGCTGATTTTAAGCGATCGCAATCTGATAACTATTTTTGAGGTACTGTATTGTCAAAGTGTTAAGACAAGTTCTCTTACTTAGTAATGCTTTTGATATTCTGCCATTTCTGCAAAAGATGTAAAACATCGCTGGCATTGTCCGTCTATCCATAAAGCCGGAATTGGAAAAGGTTTTTCACAGACAGGGCATTTTGATAACAAGCGTAACTGATGGCGATCGCACCCCACCGTCTTTTTAAATTGCCACTCTATTTTATGGCAAACAGACTGAGCATAGCAGGCTCCACACTTAATCCTTTTGGGCATTTTTTAGGTTTAAACCAAGTTACCAACTTGTCACATGCGCCAACAATCTTGCCTTTACGCATGGATGTTGTCCGAGCTTGATGTTTACGGAAGACTGCATCACAATTAATTTTTTTTATAGCGACTATATCGGCGTAAGCGCAAAATGCTCTATCTCCTAAAAGGATATCTCCATGATTAAGAAACTGGTAGAGTTGACGAGCGAGTTTAATATCATGAGTGTTCAGAACATCGATACATAGAGCAACAGAGGCTCCCGTTGCCAAACTAAATATCACACCAATTTTTGCAATTGGGAATCCACATCCAAGCTTTTGGCTACTAGGTTGGGGATATGCTTTCTGGTTTTCGGCAGTATCAGGCATTGATACCGTAGACCCATCTATTACTTTCACATTCCGACCACACCATAAATATTCTGTTGTCACTTTCGCTTCTAAATTATCTGCCGCTTTTTTAAAAAGCTTTTCTAATAATTTTTCTGGTAATCTAGAGCGTGCTTGGCAATAAGCACTTGTATCGGTAGAGGGGATTTCTACTATTTGTTCTGCCAAATGAGCAATTATTTTACTGACTGCATTGTGGCAACTTTTATCAGAATCTAAAACTTGAGATAAAAATGCCCAAAGGGTTACTATTGGGTCAAATAATCGCCGATAATATCTAATTTTTAGCTCATCAAGAGCTTGTTCAACTACACTTGTTGGTAACAATTCTTTAAAAGGTAATCCCAAAGATGAATTAAATTTATCCTTGAGGATTTGTACTCGTAGTGTCACAGTAGTATTTATAATGTTTGCTTGCTCGTCTTGAAAGAAAGTATTTCATGAACGAGTAAGCTTTTCCTACCTAAATTTTTTTTGGACAACTCGAACATCTTTGCACTGTCTAGAGTTAGGCACAGTGTAGTTTACCGCCGCACGCATCCCAACAAAGCGGGCGGTTACGCCGGGAGCAAACTTCATTAGCGATCGCATTCATCAAGAACAATCGCCTGCCTCGTCCCCACACTGTTTAATAGTTTTGAAATCTGTAGCGCTTATCCTGTATAGCTTAGAGCTTTTCAAGCGTGCCATTCGGTTATACCCCTTTTTCTCTATAGGGTTATTGACATTAATAATCCACTCAAAATAATGTTCATTGCTAATTTCACCTTTTTCAAAGCCATAACGTAGGGCAGTGAACCAAGCCCGTAATTGCTCTGCTAATTTATCTGTCTGATTTGGTTGACTCGAAGTTTGTACAGTAGATTGAACAGGTTGTTTATTTGTTGTTTCTTTCCTAAAAAAGAGATTAATACACCCCAAATTGTTAGAGATGAATTTTTGGGGTGCTGTTTCTAATTCCTGCCGCAAGAATGTTACTAATGTTTCGTTCGTGACCCATTGGTTAGATAGATCAGCCAAGTCAAATCCGCGCAAAATCGCGCTAGTGAGTACGCTGCTGGCTCCGCTCACGTTTTCATGGGCTAGCTCAAATTCTCTGGAAGCGGCAATAAAACAGCGATCGCGTGTATTTCCGCGATCGCCTGGATCGGCTTCTGTAAAATTGAGTAGTTCCCCACTGTAACAACAGTCCAACCAAATAATTTGCTGCCGTACTGGACTTTCTTCTAACAATTCCCGCAGCCACTTTAATCGCAGTCCCCAGTTCCCTAATTCAGGATCAGTATCACTGGTTGCCAGAAATCCTTCTTTGATGCGTCCATCTTTACGAAGACCATGCCCTGAAAAATAGAAGAGGGATGTATCTGGAATGCTTCTGCCTTCAGGATAAAATAGTTTTTCTAAAGCCTTCTCTAAATCTGCCAGCTTGATTTCCTGGTTTGCTGATATCCGTGGTGCATCATTTTCAAACGGATCTAGGAATTGCGGCAATCGCTGGACATGAAAATTTCCAGCTTCACTGAGTCGCTTGGCGATCGCTTCTGCATCGTTAGCAGGCGATCGTAACGCTGACAATCCTGAAAAATTGTACTTATTAATGCCAACGACTAAAGCATCTCTACTCATTAATATGCTACTTTTTATAGAAATAGAAATTCTGGAAAATTCATCAATATCTTAGCTAGCGTTAAATTCTACTCATCTTTTCCAAGACAATAACCAAGTAAATTTTTTTACTAAATACTCTCCCTTGTGACAGTCACTTGTCCTTTAATGGTGTAAATATTGGTCTGTCCTGATCAGACCCTCGCAACAAATAGATTGTCAATTGCTTACCGGACTCTTGTTCTTGCTTAGGATTGATAGGTATTGGCCAGCGAAGGGATTTATAAAGTTCTAAACGATACAAATCAAAAGCAGATTCCAACAAGCTACAGTAGACACCTGCCGCATCAACTGTCCAGTAGTAAGCAAATATTAACCCCAGTAACCCAGCAGGAACAGCCCACCAAGCCCAAACAGTCCATACGATAAACAGCAAACTCCACAGCCAAAAACGGGCTGCTGTGTTCAGGCTTGACCGTGCTTCCTGTAATTCTTTCTTCACCCCATCTGGCAATACTACCCACATTCCGCACCCACAACTGTCACACCCCAAAGAAACGGAACTATTTAGTACATAAGAACTAATGATTGAGAGAATTGACTAGAATTTATTAAAGCTAAATAGGAATTATTATGATTAGCTTAGATATACAGTTGAATATTTACGACTAAGTACAAAATTTGAGTTGTTAGGTTATTTTGATGTCAAAATTGGTTCAAAATAACTGAAAGCTTTATCCTTAATGACTATAAAAAGATGAAAAAAGGTTTTAAATCAACATAATCAGGAGAAAATTATAACAGATATTTTTGTGGAATTTCTGTTGTCATGTTTAGTGCCAAAGACATTGAATTTCGGAAGATTGACCATTTAGGAATAGTAGCAGGCATAGTAGATTCAATTGGGATAGTAGAAATAATTAATAATTTACTTTCTTCAGAGCCAGGAGAAAAAGTCAGTGCGGGTCAGGTGGTAAAGGCAATGATTTTAAATAGCTTAAGTATGATGTCACAGCCTTTATATATGTTCCCAAAATTCTTTGAATTAATCGCTTGTGAACACTTAATTGGTAAAGGAGTAAAGCCAGAATACCTCAATGATGATAAGCTGGGGAGAATACTAGATAAATTATTTATAAAAGGACTAGATACAGTATTTTTAGCAATCAGTTTAAATGCTGTAAAAATCTATCAAATATCACTCTCATCATCACACTTGGATTCAACATCATTTCATGTAGATGGAG
Protein-coding sequences here:
- a CDS encoding caspase family protein; the encoded protein is MSRDALVVGINKYNFSGLSALRSPANDAEAIAKRLSEAGNFHVQRLPQFLDPFENDAPRISANQEIKLADLEKALEKLFYPEGRSIPDTSLFYFSGHGLRKDGRIKEGFLATSDTDPELGNWGLRLKWLRELLEESPVRQQIIWLDCCYSGELLNFTEADPGDRGNTRDRCFIAASREFELAHENVSGASSVLTSAILRGFDLADLSNQWVTNETLVTFLRQELETAPQKFISNNLGCINLFFRKETTNKQPVQSTVQTSSQPNQTDKLAEQLRAWFTALRYGFEKGEISNEHYFEWIINVNNPIEKKGYNRMARLKSSKLYRISATDFKTIKQCGDEAGDCS
- a CDS encoding IS4 family transposase, whose amino-acid sequence is MTLRVQILKDKFNSSLGLPFKELLPTSVVEQALDELKIRYYRRLFDPIVTLWAFLSQVLDSDKSCHNAVSKIIAHLAEQIVEIPSTDTSAYCQARSRLPEKLLEKLFKKAADNLEAKVTTEYLWCGRNVKVIDGSTVSMPDTAENQKAYPQPSSQKLGCGFPIAKIGVIFSLATGASVALCIDVLNTHDIKLARQLYQFLNHGDILLGDRAFCAYADIVAIKKINCDAVFRKHQARTTSMRKGKIVGACDKLVTWFKPKKCPKGLSVEPAMLSLFAIK